Proteins found in one Choristoneura fumiferana chromosome 16, NRCan_CFum_1, whole genome shotgun sequence genomic segment:
- the Letm1 gene encoding leucine zipper and EF-hand containing transmembrane protein 1 yields MNRIILSPCRCLKRSTITWETSQFRNSHIKYSRTLSYYGIQPDEPRFALMQRPVNARVSYTSPYFRGIATTSCYYDKEPLKPSSKVEATVETIKKGIEEKEKLAKTVVKKKSLKERVMNELRHVYHGFRLFFLEIKISIGLCFQILKGHTLTRREHKLLITTIGDLFRMVPFIVFIIVPFLEFALPLFIKLFPNMLPSTFESKDQKEAKLKQHLKVKLEMAKFFQETLDQMAPQAGDRHSELAKEFHSFFNRLRTSGDVATSEEIMKFSKLFEDEITLDSLQRPHLIALCKVLDVTSIGTSAMLRFNLRMKLRSLAADDKMIAKEGVDSLNFSELQQACRTRGMRAYGVSEERLRKELRNWLDLSLNEKVPPSLLLLSRALMVPEHVPTTYKLKATISALPDTLIAQTKAAIGEKEGKLDFKAKAEVIRLEELRIKEEKLEMLEAEKEKQILEAKKREKEELKDKAPVIDVQLEQIAIDPAPVIAIDSSKPRSEEGLSGKDIEVIEDALEKLAEQKKSLLLEKESIQELKSELSEYSEDVKEMHEIVKTKQADIKLTKGARRLYRAVNNMIGKLDSVLVELENKEKVLQKTLEQTKSEPQKAKEQLIQIDELMHSIKSLQKVPDEAKLKLIQDVLGRLDDDFDGQLKIDDVLKMLEIIGNENVNLSEKQMAELIDLLDKEEILEVESKIQKALEKAATAEKEQKPTKTEGKGLFDLIREAQKRQEMKKAVEKYNEEPTIPKGEGITKTEESSKRPENH; encoded by the exons ATgaatagaataattttgagtCCCTGTCGGTGCCTAAAAAGATCAA caATAACATGGGAAACCTCGCAGTTTCGAAATTCACACATAAAATATTCAAGAACCTTATCCTATTATGGGATTCAGCCGGATGAGCCTAGGTTTGCCTTGATGCAACGGCCTGTGAATGCTAGGGTGTCTTACACCTCTCCTTACTTCAGAGGAATTGCCACAACATCTTGTTACTATGACAAGGAACCACTCAAACCTTCTTCTAAAGTCGAAGCCACAGTTGAAACAATAAAGAAAGGcatagaagaaaaagaaaagctGGCCAAAACAGTtgttaaaaagaaaagtttaaAAGAAAGAGTAATGAATGAACTTAGGCACGTTTATCATGGATTCAGGTTGTTCTTCCTGGAAATAAAGATCTCCATAGGCTTATGCTTTCAGATCCTTAAAGGCCACACTTTGACCAGACGTGAACATAAGCTGCTCATTACAACAATTGGTGATTTGTTCCGTATGGTTCCATTTATAGTGTTTATTATTGTGCCTTTTCTAGAATTTGCTTTAccattgtttattaaattatttccgAACATGTTACCATCAACATTTGAGAGTAAAGACCAGAAGGAAGCTAAATTAAAACAGCATTTGAAAGTTAAACTGGAAATGGCCAAGTTCTTTCAAGAAACTCTAGATCAAATGGCACCACAAGCAGGTGATCGGCATTCAGAATTGGCAAAGGAGTTCCACAGCTTTTTCAATAGGCTTAGGACATCAGGTGACGTGGCAACCAGTGAAGAGATAATGAAATTCTCAAAACTGTTTGAAGACGAAATTACATTAGATTCACTGCAGAGGCCGCATCTTATTGCTCTATGTAAAGTGTTGGATGTTACATCTATTGGCACAAGTGCCATGCTCCGTTTTAATCTTAGGATGAAGTTGCGATCTCTAGCAGCGGATGACAAAATGATAGCCAAGGAAGGTGTTGACAGTTTGAACTTCAGTGAGTTGCAACAGGCTTGTCGAACTCGAGGTATGAGGGCATATGGTGTCTCCGAAGAAAGACTACGAAAGGAATTGCGGAACTGGCTGGACTTGTCCTTGAATGAGAAGGTACCACCGTCACTGCTGCTCCTGTCCAGAGCATTGATGGTGCCAGAACATGTCCCAACAACTTACAAGTTAAAGGCAACCATTTCAGCATTACCTGACACTCTTATTGCTCAGACTAAAGCTGCGATTGGTGAGAAGGAAGGCAAACTTGACTTTAAG GCTAAAGCGGAAGTTATCAGGCTTGAGGAGCTGAGGATTAAAGAGGAAAAACTCGAAATGCTGGAGGCTGAGAAAGAAAAACAGATCCTGGAAGCCAAAAAGAGAGAGAAGGAAGAACTCAAAGACAAGGCTCCCGTTATTGATGTCCAACTTGAACAAATTGCCATTGACCCAGCTCCGGTTATAGCTATTGATAGCTCAAAACCCAGGTCTGAGGAAGGTCTGTCTGGCAAAGATATTGAGGTCATTGAAGACGCTTTAGAGAAATTAG CGGAACAAAAGAAATCTCTGCTTCTCGAAAAGGAGAGCATCCAGGAGTTGAAGTCAGAGCTTTCAGAGTATAGCGAAGATGTTAAGGAGATGCATGAGATTGTCAAGACCAAGCAGGCAGACATTAAACTGACTAAGGGCGCGCGAAG ATTGTACCGAGCCGTCAACAACATGATTGGCAAACTAGACTCAGTACTAGTAGAACTAGAAAACAAAGAAAAGGTCCTACAGAAAACGTTGGAGCAGACCAAGTCGGAGCCTCAGAAGGCCAAGGAACAGTTGATCCAAATCGACGAACTCATGCATTCCATAAAAAGCCTTCAGAAGGTTCCGGATGAGGCGAAACTGAAGCTTATACAAGATGTTCTGGGAAGGTTGGATGACGACTTCGATGGACAGTTGAAGATTGATGACGTGCTTAAA ATGTTGGAGATCATAGGCAATGAGAATGTGAATCTGTCCGAGAAGCAGATGGCGGAGTTGATCGATTTGCTTGACAAGGAGGAGATTCTGGAGGTCGAGAGCAAAATACAGAAGGCACTAGAGAAGGCGGCCACGGCCGAGAAGGAACAGAAGCCGACAAAAACCGAGGGAAAG GGTCTATTCGATTTAATCCGAGAGGCGCAAAAGCGGCAGGAAATGAAGAAAGCTGTCGAGAAGTATAACGAAGAGCCGACGATCCCCAAGGGCGAAGGCATCACGAAGACAGAGGAAAGCAGTAAACGGCCAGAGAACCATTGA
- the LOC141435967 gene encoding uncharacterized protein isoform X1, with translation MQCSVLERNLNGWNVVKMVNNVKNTFKKDYNLDNIVDQQCTRFQEVTEQDSLLQVGMPTCSVDQTEAVRRYYAAFPALKKGQESPLQYYLPPPAWCRKTDTDLKSNMQSELSIISKEWNSKNKKFSTGKERRNSYHGQRKNGKKRCNSYSRSFESKESLPEWVTHEGVWDMEAQDPVKEFIRALALDEGYGTCENTVTDEPRAVPDLDLDLALVLPAAWPAPAPPPDSDLYAQFEAKFDRSIEALWDDRNDTPDDDYQELPIDFQDLLSSPSDKLFAAAEHAGSGLAWGADAAWPGAADARRESPSHLADALHDRLKPLNIAEPEPPLPLDPFSLYEADDIYDAAETVACAMRSLAAINHSRDRSGFAEVPPRRRATTRPTPAPRAAAEPPRAPEDLLTSARTHFRPIRREPDPGDAPYRDGDTFAIHGELDQVAFHRSASGGLYIEGSLERYLEYRGDKGIDYGRLRLTAAQRCPDLDDPAFRLRFPLRQCDAAAQTEPASPPCGGCGRAAKKKRPSAMESIWSSGGACEACAWPAAPAPPDDARDWDQLLGDIGRAAPPAPPDRKRRHSAALRCAAAARCSHPHARFLACCSLQDRPLTR, from the exons ATGCAGTGCTCAGTTTTGGAAAGAAACCTTAATGGTTGGAACGTAGTGAAGATGGTTAACAATGTTAAGAATACTTTCAAAAAG gaTTACAATCTTGACAACATTGTTGATCAACAGTGCACAAGATTTCAAGAAGTCACAGAACAAGATAGCTTGTTGCAAGTAGGCATGCCCACTTGTTCTGTCGATCAAACAGAGGCTGTCCGTCGATATTACGCTGCATTCCCGGCGCTGAAGAAAGGGCAAGAGTCGCCCCTGCAGTACTATCTACCCCCGCCAGCCTGGTGTCGCAAAACTGACACAGATCTAAAATCCAACATGCAAAGCGAACTATCAATCATTTCGAAAGAATGGAATTCCAAAAACAAGAAGTTCTCCACGGGTAAGGAGCGCCGCAACTCGTATCACGGCCAGCGGAAGAACGGAAAGAAGCGGTGCAACAGCTACAGCCGGTCCTTCGAGAGCAAGGAGAGTCTACCGGAGTGGGTCACGCACGAGGGCGTGTGGGACATGGAGGCGCAGGACCCCGTCAAGGAGTTCATCCGCGCGCTGGCGCTGGACGAGGGCTATGGCACCTGCGAGAACACCGTTACCGACGAGCCGCGCGCCGTGCCCGACCTGGACCTGGACCTGGCGCTGGTGCTGCCGGCCGCCtggcccgcgcccgcgccgccgcccgactCCGACCTCTACGCCCAGTTCGAGGCCAAGTTCGACCGCAGCATCGAGGCGCTCTGGGACGACCGCAACGACACGCCCGACGACGACTACCAGGAGCTGCCCATCGACTTCCAGGACCTGCTCTCCTCGCCCTCGGACAAGCTATTCGCCGCCGCGGAGCACGCCGGCAGCGGGCTGGCCTGGGGCGCGGACGCGGCGTGGCCGGGCGCGGCGGACGCGCGGCGCGAGTCGCCCTCGCACCTCGCAGACGCGCTGCACGACCGGCTGAAGCCGCTCAACATCGCGGAGCCGGAGCCGCCGCTGCCGCTCGACCCCTTCTCGCTGTACGAGGCCGACGACATCTACGACGCCGCCGAAACCGTCGCCTGCGCCATGCGCTCGCTCGCCGCCATCAACCACAGCCGCGACCGCAGCGGTTTCGCGGAGGTGCCgccgcggcggcgcgcgacCACGCGCCCcacgcccgcgccgcgcgccgccgccgagccgccgcgcgcgcccgagGACCTGCTCACCTCCGCGCGCACGCACTTCCGCCCTATCCGGCGCGAGCCCGACCCCGGCGACGCGCCCTACCGCGACGGGGACACGTTCGCGATCCACGGCGAGCTCGACCAGGTCGCGTTCCACCGCAGCGCGTCAGGCGGCCTCTACATCGAGGGCTCGCTCGAGCGCTACCTCGAGTACCGCGGCGACAAGGGCATCGACTACGGTCGGCTGCGGCTCACGGCCGCGCAGCGCTGCCCGGACCTGGACGACCCGGCGTTCCGGCTGCGCTTCCCGCTGCGGCAGTGCGACGCCGCCGCGCAGACGGAGCCCGCGTCGCCGCCGTGCGGGGGCTGCGGCCGCGCCGCCAAGAAGAAGCGGCCGAGCGCCATGGAGAGCATCTGGAGCAGCGGCGGCGCGTGCGAGGCGTGCGCGTGgccggccgcgcccgcgccgcccgacgACGCGCGCGACTGGGACCAGCTGCTGGGCGACATcgggcgcgccgcgccgcccgcgccgcccgaccGCAAGCGCCGGCACTCGGCCGCGCTGCgctgcgccgccgccgcgcgctgcTCCCACCCGCACGCGCGCTTCCTGGCTTGCTGCTCGCTGCAGGACCGCCCGCTCACGCGCTAA
- the LOC141435967 gene encoding uncharacterized protein isoform X2: MPTCSVDQTEAVRRYYAAFPALKKGQESPLQYYLPPPAWCRKTDTDLKSNMQSELSIISKEWNSKNKKFSTGKERRNSYHGQRKNGKKRCNSYSRSFESKESLPEWVTHEGVWDMEAQDPVKEFIRALALDEGYGTCENTVTDEPRAVPDLDLDLALVLPAAWPAPAPPPDSDLYAQFEAKFDRSIEALWDDRNDTPDDDYQELPIDFQDLLSSPSDKLFAAAEHAGSGLAWGADAAWPGAADARRESPSHLADALHDRLKPLNIAEPEPPLPLDPFSLYEADDIYDAAETVACAMRSLAAINHSRDRSGFAEVPPRRRATTRPTPAPRAAAEPPRAPEDLLTSARTHFRPIRREPDPGDAPYRDGDTFAIHGELDQVAFHRSASGGLYIEGSLERYLEYRGDKGIDYGRLRLTAAQRCPDLDDPAFRLRFPLRQCDAAAQTEPASPPCGGCGRAAKKKRPSAMESIWSSGGACEACAWPAAPAPPDDARDWDQLLGDIGRAAPPAPPDRKRRHSAALRCAAAARCSHPHARFLACCSLQDRPLTR, translated from the coding sequence ATGCCCACTTGTTCTGTCGATCAAACAGAGGCTGTCCGTCGATATTACGCTGCATTCCCGGCGCTGAAGAAAGGGCAAGAGTCGCCCCTGCAGTACTATCTACCCCCGCCAGCCTGGTGTCGCAAAACTGACACAGATCTAAAATCCAACATGCAAAGCGAACTATCAATCATTTCGAAAGAATGGAATTCCAAAAACAAGAAGTTCTCCACGGGTAAGGAGCGCCGCAACTCGTATCACGGCCAGCGGAAGAACGGAAAGAAGCGGTGCAACAGCTACAGCCGGTCCTTCGAGAGCAAGGAGAGTCTACCGGAGTGGGTCACGCACGAGGGCGTGTGGGACATGGAGGCGCAGGACCCCGTCAAGGAGTTCATCCGCGCGCTGGCGCTGGACGAGGGCTATGGCACCTGCGAGAACACCGTTACCGACGAGCCGCGCGCCGTGCCCGACCTGGACCTGGACCTGGCGCTGGTGCTGCCGGCCGCCtggcccgcgcccgcgccgccgcccgactCCGACCTCTACGCCCAGTTCGAGGCCAAGTTCGACCGCAGCATCGAGGCGCTCTGGGACGACCGCAACGACACGCCCGACGACGACTACCAGGAGCTGCCCATCGACTTCCAGGACCTGCTCTCCTCGCCCTCGGACAAGCTATTCGCCGCCGCGGAGCACGCCGGCAGCGGGCTGGCCTGGGGCGCGGACGCGGCGTGGCCGGGCGCGGCGGACGCGCGGCGCGAGTCGCCCTCGCACCTCGCAGACGCGCTGCACGACCGGCTGAAGCCGCTCAACATCGCGGAGCCGGAGCCGCCGCTGCCGCTCGACCCCTTCTCGCTGTACGAGGCCGACGACATCTACGACGCCGCCGAAACCGTCGCCTGCGCCATGCGCTCGCTCGCCGCCATCAACCACAGCCGCGACCGCAGCGGTTTCGCGGAGGTGCCgccgcggcggcgcgcgacCACGCGCCCcacgcccgcgccgcgcgccgccgccgagccgccgcgcgcgcccgagGACCTGCTCACCTCCGCGCGCACGCACTTCCGCCCTATCCGGCGCGAGCCCGACCCCGGCGACGCGCCCTACCGCGACGGGGACACGTTCGCGATCCACGGCGAGCTCGACCAGGTCGCGTTCCACCGCAGCGCGTCAGGCGGCCTCTACATCGAGGGCTCGCTCGAGCGCTACCTCGAGTACCGCGGCGACAAGGGCATCGACTACGGTCGGCTGCGGCTCACGGCCGCGCAGCGCTGCCCGGACCTGGACGACCCGGCGTTCCGGCTGCGCTTCCCGCTGCGGCAGTGCGACGCCGCCGCGCAGACGGAGCCCGCGTCGCCGCCGTGCGGGGGCTGCGGCCGCGCCGCCAAGAAGAAGCGGCCGAGCGCCATGGAGAGCATCTGGAGCAGCGGCGGCGCGTGCGAGGCGTGCGCGTGgccggccgcgcccgcgccgcccgacgACGCGCGCGACTGGGACCAGCTGCTGGGCGACATcgggcgcgccgcgccgcccgcgccgcccgaccGCAAGCGCCGGCACTCGGCCGCGCTGCgctgcgccgccgccgcgcgctgcTCCCACCCGCACGCGCGCTTCCTGGCTTGCTGCTCGCTGCAGGACCGCCCGCTCACGCGCTAA